The following proteins are encoded in a genomic region of Brachypodium distachyon strain Bd21 chromosome 1, Brachypodium_distachyon_v3.0, whole genome shotgun sequence:
- the LOC106865703 gene encoding uncharacterized protein LOC106865703: MSLVEEEFAEDEAWQVVKARSLEVSVNVFMMMSALGTKLLGLKNSSLPIFPIPLPNHRVPSSFFQPAPPSSLSPLTERRCSAPSSQRAALLPSHRAPPPFSQPAPPSSLSPVVRAAIVLPACTGPNSPVARVLISDLNIGVVVITEQAIAGGGADELHCLSSHGPRSLLGSTSSEPLHHEETRAIMIGLNICRKSVRTKSSRLNPGSVEVTSDTLETAQEDIVAPLAALLA, from the exons ATGTCCCTCGTTGAGGAGGAATTCGCTGAGGATGAGGCCTGGCAGGTGGTCAAAGCCCGGAGCCTGGAGGTCTCCGTCAACGTCTTCATGATGATGTCGGCACTCGGCACCAAGCTGTTGGGCT taaaaaattcCTCCCTTCCCATCTTCCCGATCCCTCTCCCTAATCACAGAGTGCCGTCGTCCTTCTTCCAGCCCGCGCCACCGTCATCCCTCTCTCCTCTCACAGagcgccgctgctctgctcccTCCTCACAgcgcgccgccctcctcccttctcacagagcgccgccgcctttctCCCAGCCCGCACCGCCGTCCTCCCTCTCTCCAGTTGTCCGCGCGGCCATCGTCCTCCCAGCCTGCACCGGACCGAACTCTCCGGTCGCTCGGGTCCTCATCTCTGATCTGAATATTGGCGTCGTGGTCATCACCGAGCAAGCCATTGCCGGTGGTGGCGCGGACGAGCTGCATTGCCTCTCCTCCCACGGACCACGGTCTTTGCTTGGATCAACTTCTAGTGAACCACTGCATCATGAAGAGACAAG GGCAATCATGATTGGCCTAAACATCTGCAGAAAATCTGTAAGGACAAAATCCTCAAGACTGAATCCAGGATCTGTCGAGGTCACAAGTGACACTCTTGAGACTGCGCAAGAGGATATTGTTGCTCCTTTAGCCGCCCTTCTAGCTTAA
- the LOC100845728 gene encoding calmodulin — translation MADQLTDDQIAEFKEAFSLFDKDGDGCITTKELGTVMRSLGQNPTEAELQDMINEVDADGNGTIDFPEFLNLMARKMKDTDSEEELKEAFRVFDKDQNGFISAAELRHVMTNLGEKLTDEEVDEMIREADVDGDGQINYEEFVKVMMAK, via the exons ATGGCGGACCAACTCACCGACGACCAGATCGCCGAGTTCAAGGAGGCCTTCAGCCTATTCGACAAGGACGGCGATG GTTGCATCACAACCAAGGAGCTGGGAACAGTCATGCGTTCGTTGGGGCAGAACCCAaccgaggccgagctccaggaCATGATCAACGAGGTGGATGCCGATGGCAACGGCACAATCGACTTCCCAGAGTTCCTCAACCTGATGGCTCGCAAAATGAAGGACACCGACTCGGAGGAAGAGCTCAAGGAGGCCTTCAGGGTGTTCGACAAGGACCAGAATGGCTTCATCTCCGCCGCAGAGCTCCGTCATGTGATGACCAACCTCGGCGAGAAGCTAACGGATGAGGAGGTCGACGAGATGATCCGCGAAGCTGATGTGGACGGCGACGGCCAGATCAACTACGAGGAGTTCGTCAAGGTGATGATGGCCAAGTGA